From the genome of Vibrio navarrensis, one region includes:
- a CDS encoding bifunctional diguanylate cyclase/phosphodiesterase: MAGFKRNIWMVYLVVVTLTFILFALFSRSLYQSNIQKYQDKQLLQLELFSSSVDSLLKSQESLLEVVGRQLILKNDFTLTAAMQIRPILDDLMNIHSAIGGFGLTDAEGNFLAVSSNIHLSDMTNLKLNPVTRESFLQTLNSNRMVLGRTYFMPALQTLVIPIRKAIRDRKGNVIAVMTAGLKVDSTLVFRNDIHDNPFNRVSLIREDLYRTFISAEDMGIDPYATPVEDVRYRQAITAAAANISLTEAELKRQQKPVTFITNSLNHSEIMTVKYLADYQLWAVSTTDMRFLNQTFHQQFGLYLLIFFAVQLAFYGLVRSIAENEKETLERLNYQATHDALTDLPNRLYLRNTIPLWTKNKTAPFALLFIDIDNFKSVNDTHGHDFGDQVLKQIAQRLSSFLTPERLIVREASDEFIMLVRETDPSLLRILAKEMITSMSQTYLVNDVHFLLSCSIGIAVYPTHGADLDALLRAADISMYQAKQDRNSFRLFTTEMQADHLYKMRVEQRLRLAIENKSLSMVYQPQVDVHGHFHGVEALVRWQDDELGFIPPDVFIPVAESSGLMVTLGKFIIERSVNEMAIYVKPQRRKLNLSINISVKQFMQKDFSYHLLKVIEEANFDRESVTLEITENLFIEDLQQFKPICQEIHQLGLKISLDDFGTGYSSLSMLKALPIDELKIDKSFVDHIEHDAKSYNMVRNIIAIGKNFGMAVLAEGVETQAQADLLAKCHCDLLQGYYYSKPLDIKALTEYLDKNTPHKAG; this comes from the coding sequence ATGGCAGGATTTAAACGGAATATCTGGATGGTGTATTTGGTGGTCGTCACGCTGACCTTCATCCTTTTTGCCCTTTTTAGCCGCTCTCTCTATCAATCAAATATACAAAAGTATCAGGATAAGCAACTGCTCCAGTTGGAACTGTTTTCCTCCTCGGTAGACTCTTTGCTGAAAAGTCAGGAGTCGCTGCTAGAAGTGGTTGGTCGCCAACTGATTTTGAAAAACGATTTTACCCTCACCGCTGCGATGCAGATCCGGCCCATCTTGGATGATTTGATGAACATCCATTCCGCCATAGGTGGATTCGGTCTGACCGATGCCGAAGGTAACTTCCTCGCCGTAAGTTCTAATATTCACCTTTCGGACATGACCAACCTAAAACTCAATCCGGTTACTCGAGAAAGCTTTTTACAAACGTTAAATTCCAACCGAATGGTGCTCGGACGGACCTACTTCATGCCTGCGTTACAAACGCTGGTGATCCCTATCCGTAAAGCGATTCGAGATCGCAAAGGGAATGTGATTGCGGTTATGACCGCAGGGCTGAAAGTGGACTCAACACTGGTCTTTCGTAACGACATCCACGACAACCCATTCAACCGCGTTAGTCTGATCCGCGAAGATCTCTACCGCACCTTTATTTCAGCCGAAGATATGGGTATTGACCCCTATGCGACTCCTGTTGAAGATGTCCGCTATCGGCAAGCGATCACAGCCGCAGCGGCCAATATATCTCTCACAGAGGCCGAATTAAAAAGGCAGCAGAAACCCGTCACTTTTATCACCAACAGCCTTAACCACTCCGAAATAATGACGGTGAAATACTTAGCGGATTATCAACTCTGGGCGGTGTCTACCACCGACATGCGTTTCCTCAATCAAACATTTCACCAACAGTTTGGCCTCTATCTGCTGATTTTCTTCGCCGTTCAATTGGCCTTTTATGGATTAGTTCGATCGATCGCTGAAAATGAGAAAGAGACATTAGAACGGCTCAACTACCAAGCGACACACGATGCCCTGACAGACCTGCCGAATCGACTTTATTTGCGCAACACCATTCCTCTTTGGACCAAGAACAAAACGGCCCCTTTCGCGCTCTTATTCATCGATATCGACAACTTCAAGAGTGTCAATGACACTCATGGGCATGACTTTGGCGACCAAGTCTTAAAGCAGATTGCTCAACGGCTCAGCAGTTTTCTGACCCCTGAACGTTTAATCGTCCGTGAAGCCAGTGACGAGTTCATCATGTTAGTCAGAGAAACGGATCCAAGTTTGTTGCGCATTCTTGCCAAAGAGATGATCACCAGCATGTCGCAAACCTACTTAGTCAACGACGTGCATTTTTTACTCAGTTGTAGCATTGGCATCGCGGTATACCCAACCCATGGAGCCGATCTTGATGCACTGCTGCGCGCAGCAGACATCTCAATGTACCAGGCCAAGCAAGATCGCAACTCCTTTCGCCTGTTTACCACCGAGATGCAGGCTGATCACTTGTACAAAATGCGGGTGGAGCAGCGCCTACGTTTGGCGATTGAGAACAAAAGTCTCTCGATGGTTTATCAACCTCAGGTGGATGTGCATGGTCATTTTCATGGTGTGGAAGCCTTGGTGCGTTGGCAAGATGATGAGCTAGGATTCATTCCACCAGACGTTTTTATCCCGGTCGCCGAAAGCTCTGGCTTAATGGTCACATTAGGCAAATTTATTATTGAGCGCAGCGTCAATGAGATGGCTATTTACGTTAAGCCTCAGCGACGTAAGCTCAACCTTTCGATCAATATTTCAGTTAAACAGTTCATGCAGAAAGACTTCTCCTATCACCTGCTCAAAGTGATCGAAGAAGCCAATTTTGATCGAGAGTCCGTCACCCTTGAGATCACCGAAAATCTGTTTATCGAAGATCTGCAGCAGTTCAAGCCGATCTGCCAAGAAATCCACCAATTAGGTCTGAAGATTTCACTGGATGACTTTGGTACAGGCTACTCTTCACTGAGTATGCTCAAAGCACTGCCGATTGATGAACTGAAAATAGATAAGAGTTTTGTCGATCACATCGAACATGATGCAAAATCCTACAATATGGTGAGAAATATCATCGCAATCGGTAAAAACTTCGGTATGGCGGTGCTGGCAGAAGGGGTAGAGACGCAGGCACAGGCTGACCTGCTGGCAAAATGTCATTGCGATCTCTTGCAAGGTTATTACTACTCAAAACCTCTGGATATTAAAGCTTTGACTGAATATCTCGATAAAAATACCCCGCACAAGGCGGGGTAG